One genomic window of Deinococcus sp. Leaf326 includes the following:
- a CDS encoding acetamidase/formamidase family protein has protein sequence MPEHHLKATGAVHTVWDAALPPALHIAPGDTVTFGTLDASYGHVARQVAAGELSAPSDLQGLITAGIYSPGPLTGGQRGHPLTGPVYVEGAQPGDTLVVELLEVRTGDWGWTGCRPGGIGLLDDEVPDAHTHFWDLRAGSHTDFLAPGFRARLPLAPFPGVIGVAPAAWGPHPTAPPRHVGGNMDVRQLVAGSTLYLPVEVPGALLSVGDVHAAQGDGEVSGTGIETDGTVTVRLGLRWGRTLAMPELRTPPEPTPLWAAGAYVTTGHAPELLEAARHALRGMLAHLGEDYGLSFTDAYILASACVDLRISQIVDAPHYTVSALLPQSLFTR, from the coding sequence ATGCCCGAACACCACCTGAAGGCCACCGGAGCCGTTCATACCGTCTGGGACGCGGCGCTGCCCCCAGCCCTGCACATCGCGCCCGGTGACACGGTCACTTTCGGGACGCTGGACGCCTCGTATGGCCACGTGGCCCGGCAGGTGGCGGCTGGTGAACTGAGCGCACCCAGCGACCTGCAAGGCCTCATTACGGCAGGCATCTACTCGCCGGGACCCCTGACCGGGGGCCAGCGCGGCCACCCCCTGACCGGCCCGGTATACGTCGAGGGCGCGCAGCCCGGCGACACGCTGGTCGTCGAGCTGCTGGAGGTCCGGACCGGCGACTGGGGCTGGACCGGCTGCCGGCCCGGCGGCATCGGCCTGCTGGACGACGAGGTGCCTGATGCACATACCCACTTCTGGGACCTGCGAGCGGGCAGCCACACGGACTTCCTGGCCCCCGGCTTCCGGGCGCGGCTGCCGCTGGCGCCCTTTCCCGGCGTGATCGGGGTGGCGCCCGCCGCGTGGGGGCCGCATCCCACCGCGCCGCCCCGCCATGTGGGCGGCAACATGGACGTGCGGCAACTGGTGGCGGGCAGCACGCTGTACCTGCCGGTCGAGGTGCCCGGCGCGCTCCTGAGTGTGGGCGACGTCCACGCGGCGCAGGGCGACGGCGAGGTATCCGGCACTGGGATCGAGACGGACGGCACGGTGACGGTGCGCCTGGGGCTGCGGTGGGGGCGCACCCTCGCCATGCCGGAGCTGCGCACCCCGCCCGAGCCGACCCCGCTGTGGGCTGCCGGGGCCTACGTGACCACCGGACACGCCCCCGAGCTGCTGGAGGCCGCCCGCCACGCCCTGCGGGGAATGCTGGCGCACCTGGGTGAGGACTACGGCCTGAGTTTCACCGACGCCTACATTCTGGCGAGCGCCTGCGTGGACCTGCGCATCAGCCAGATCGTGGACGCGCCGCACTACACCGTGAGTGCCCTGCTGCCCCAGAGCCTCTTCACGCGCTAG
- a CDS encoding chloride channel protein, whose product MRSPLPRAVLTRLETGRVVVLSVLLGLLVGGLCILLRLVLDALHPLGAMLTGYSPPGTPGEGGLLMAFGDALPWGLLCLPFVGALYAWLVPAEPGAPLTQLVRGYHAGGTWPGLRAGLRTLVGTAVAYSAGLLVGRDSAFTMLGQIATRLLGRVTRLDAVETRTLTLAGAAAGLGAVLHAPLAAAVLIAEVLYRRFEFEVEVLMPCVLAAVVAYAVYGLGFGFAPLFSVPDVQVPALAQLPALIGVVLGVVLAGWLLLRAARLLPAQWSDGWARPVLGGVFGLLTAAVAFLGTPAVLGDGTGWLQLSVSGFLGPDAAGAGLWRWALLALGARLAFGGGIFPSVATGGLLGAGLGTLLGLDVAVAALVGSAAFLAVTLNAPVGASLLVVAWGGEALLPVALLAAGTAHLLSGESGLLPGQAISRARSRVHAAPTFAALPGTVRYVARRTPDTDTPGTPYDAPPGASSAGAAAPADAPASNEPELYRRAVPASWRGARVRLLALPPGVEVVGIVRDGSVRLPHAELRLTPEDELVFLARPDAYAALEGVLRLPGA is encoded by the coding sequence ATGCGTTCTCCCCTGCCCCGCGCGGTGCTGACCCGGCTCGAAACGGGCCGCGTCGTGGTGCTGAGCGTGCTGCTCGGCCTGCTCGTCGGTGGGCTGTGTATCCTGCTGCGGCTCGTGCTCGACGCCCTGCACCCCCTGGGCGCGATGCTCACCGGCTACTCCCCTCCCGGGACCCCCGGCGAGGGCGGGCTGCTCATGGCGTTCGGGGACGCGCTGCCCTGGGGCCTGCTGTGCCTGCCGTTCGTGGGGGCGCTGTACGCGTGGCTGGTGCCTGCCGAACCGGGCGCACCCCTCACGCAACTTGTGCGCGGCTACCACGCCGGGGGCACCTGGCCGGGCCTGCGCGCCGGGCTGCGGACCCTGGTGGGCACGGCCGTGGCCTACAGCGCAGGCCTGCTGGTGGGGCGCGACTCGGCCTTCACCATGCTGGGCCAGATCGCTACCCGGCTGCTGGGGCGCGTGACCCGGCTCGACGCGGTCGAGACCCGCACCCTCACCCTGGCCGGCGCGGCTGCGGGCCTGGGGGCCGTGCTGCACGCCCCACTGGCGGCGGCCGTGTTGATCGCCGAGGTGCTCTACCGCCGCTTCGAGTTCGAGGTCGAGGTGCTGATGCCCTGCGTGCTGGCGGCGGTTGTGGCTTACGCGGTGTACGGCCTGGGCTTCGGCTTCGCGCCGCTCTTCAGCGTGCCCGACGTGCAGGTGCCTGCCCTGGCGCAGCTGCCTGCCCTGATCGGCGTGGTGCTGGGCGTGGTGCTGGCGGGCTGGTTGCTGCTGCGCGCTGCCCGGCTGCTGCCCGCGCAGTGGAGCGACGGCTGGGCGCGGCCGGTGCTCGGCGGCGTCTTCGGGCTGCTCACGGCGGCGGTGGCTTTTCTGGGCACACCGGCCGTGCTGGGCGACGGCACTGGCTGGCTACAGCTGAGTGTAAGCGGCTTCCTGGGACCGGACGCGGCGGGCGCGGGACTGTGGCGCTGGGCGCTGCTGGCCCTGGGCGCGCGGCTGGCTTTCGGGGGGGGCATCTTCCCCTCGGTGGCGACCGGCGGCCTGCTGGGAGCCGGCCTGGGCACCCTGCTGGGGCTAGACGTGGCGGTCGCGGCGCTGGTGGGGTCGGCGGCCTTCCTGGCCGTCACCCTGAACGCTCCGGTCGGCGCCTCACTGCTCGTCGTGGCCTGGGGCGGCGAGGCGCTGCTGCCGGTCGCGCTGCTCGCCGCCGGCACCGCGCACCTGCTGAGCGGCGAGAGCGGGTTGCTGCCGGGACAGGCCATTTCGCGCGCCCGCAGCCGGGTCCACGCCGCGCCCACCTTCGCCGCGCTGCCCGGCACGGTGCGTTACGTGGCCCGCCGGACGCCCGATACCGACACCCCCGGCACCCCCTACGACGCGCCCCCCGGTGCCAGCTCGGCGGGCGCCGCCGCGCCGGCAGATGCCCCCGCCAGTAATGAGCCCGAGCTGTACCGCCGCGCCGTCCCGGCGAGCTGGCGCGGCGCGCGGGTGCGGCTGCTGGCCCTGCCACCGGGCGTGGAGGTCGTGGGCATCGTGCGCGACGGCAGCGTGCGCCTGCCCCACGCCGAACTGCGCCTGACCCCCGAAGACGAACTGGTGTTTCTGGCGCGACCCGACGCCTACGCCGCCCTGGAAGGCGTGCTGCGGCTGCCCGGCGCCTGA
- a CDS encoding PH domain-containing protein, which translates to MSAVPVPLAHEKNPAQRALLLLAALILLGGAWLPLGEPLPLPLRWLCTVLATSVVWLMVAMPRSLGYDLTDEGLRVQRMSGTFTWPYTDLRVLSPAGRLGAKVGGVGVPGYHSGTYRWQGPPGQEEPRVVRGLASARQGGVLLSVQGKPHYLTPADPQAFVAALRARGVPRK; encoded by the coding sequence ATGTCTGCCGTTCCCGTCCCCCTCGCCCACGAAAAGAACCCCGCGCAGCGCGCCCTGCTGCTGCTGGCGGCCCTGATCCTGCTCGGCGGGGCATGGCTGCCGCTGGGCGAGCCGCTGCCGTTGCCGCTGCGCTGGCTGTGCACGGTGCTGGCGACCAGTGTCGTGTGGCTGATGGTGGCCATGCCCCGCAGCCTCGGCTACGACCTGACGGACGAGGGCCTGCGGGTCCAGCGGATGTCGGGCACCTTCACCTGGCCCTACACCGACCTGCGGGTGCTGTCCCCGGCCGGCCGCCTGGGGGCGAAGGTGGGCGGCGTGGGGGTGCCGGGCTATCACAGCGGCACCTACCGCTGGCAGGGACCGCCCGGCCAGGAAGAACCCAGGGTCGTGCGGGGGCTGGCCTCGGCCCGGCAGGGCGGGGTGCTGCTGTCGGTGCAGGGCAAGCCCCACTACCTGACGCCCGCCGACCCGCAGGCCTTCGTGGCGGCGCTACGGGCGCGGGGGGTCCCCAGGAAATAG
- the clpB gene encoding ATP-dependent chaperone ClpB, which yields MNPERFTEASTQAIAAAQQLAVQNQQQNLTLFHLLRALTDNETAARALTGAGGDLSQIRSALDAEIARLPRVQGGGDQLYLDPALSRTFQKADTLAGQLGDSFVAADALLLAARGEYRGKGLPDETSLNRAVTEARKGKTVTNKTSEQQFDALNKYGTDLTQRARDGKFDPVIGRDEEIRRAMQILLRRTKNNPVLIGEPGVGKTAIAEGLAIRIVKGDVPEGLKNKRIVSLEMGSLLAGAKFRGEFEERLKGVIDEVVQSAGEIILFVDEIHTIVGAGKTEGSPDAGNMLKPALARGELHLIGATTLDEYREIEKDPALERRFQPVFVDEPSVEDTISILRGIKERYQVHHNVEITDPALVAAAQLSHRYISDRQLPDKAIDLIDESAARLRMALESSPERIDQLSRRKLQLEIEREALKREKDVDSQNRLIDIEASLRNITDELNEVRSRWEAERKEVAALREKREALDAVRTDIEKARRDYDLQLAAELEYGKLPALEKDVAELERKLKGAEFAHLEVTDEDIAAVVSRWTGIPVNKLMEGEREKLLHLEEQLHARVIGQDRAIVSVSDAIRRARAGLNDPNRPLGSFMFLGPTGVGKTELAKALAEYLFDSSEAMVRLDMSEYMEKHTVARLIGAPPGYVGYEEGGQLTEAVRRRPYSVLLLDEIEKAHPDVFNVLLQVLDDGRLTDGQGRTVDFRNTLIVLTSNIGSPLILEMQARGEDATEIREAVLGELQGHFRPEFLNRVDDIIVFDALSPADLRKIVDIQMTGLRRRLTERRVTLHLSDGAKNKLAEIGYDPAFGARPLKRAIAREIETPLAREILSGRVPDGSVLNVNYGDGAFSFTTGSLN from the coding sequence TTTCACCTCCTGCGTGCCCTGACCGACAACGAGACGGCCGCGCGGGCCCTGACCGGTGCCGGGGGCGACCTGTCCCAGATCCGCAGCGCGCTGGACGCCGAAATCGCCCGACTGCCGCGCGTTCAGGGCGGGGGCGACCAGCTTTACCTCGACCCGGCCCTGAGCCGCACCTTTCAGAAAGCCGATACGCTGGCCGGGCAACTCGGCGACTCCTTCGTGGCCGCCGACGCTCTGCTCCTCGCGGCGCGCGGCGAGTACCGGGGGAAGGGTCTGCCTGACGAAACGAGCCTCAACCGCGCGGTGACGGAGGCGCGGAAAGGAAAAACCGTGACCAACAAGACGAGTGAGCAGCAGTTCGACGCCCTGAACAAGTACGGCACCGACCTGACCCAGCGCGCCCGCGACGGCAAGTTCGACCCCGTCATCGGCCGCGACGAGGAAATCCGCCGCGCCATGCAGATCCTGCTGCGGCGCACCAAGAACAACCCCGTCCTCATCGGGGAACCCGGCGTGGGCAAGACTGCGATTGCCGAGGGCCTCGCCATCCGCATCGTGAAGGGTGACGTGCCCGAGGGCCTGAAGAACAAGCGCATCGTGTCGCTGGAGATGGGCAGTCTGCTCGCAGGGGCCAAGTTCCGGGGTGAGTTCGAGGAACGCCTCAAGGGCGTGATCGACGAGGTCGTGCAGTCGGCAGGCGAGATCATCCTGTTCGTGGACGAGATTCACACCATCGTGGGCGCCGGCAAGACCGAAGGGTCGCCCGACGCGGGCAACATGCTCAAGCCGGCGCTGGCGCGCGGCGAACTGCACCTCATCGGCGCGACGACCCTCGACGAGTACCGCGAGATCGAGAAGGACCCGGCGCTGGAACGCCGGTTCCAGCCCGTGTTCGTGGACGAACCGAGCGTCGAGGACACCATCAGCATCCTTCGCGGCATCAAGGAGCGCTATCAGGTCCACCACAACGTCGAGATCACCGACCCGGCGCTCGTGGCGGCCGCGCAGCTCTCGCACCGCTACATCAGCGACCGCCAGCTGCCCGACAAGGCCATCGACCTCATTGACGAGTCGGCCGCGCGGCTGCGCATGGCGCTGGAGTCGAGCCCCGAACGCATCGACCAGCTCTCGCGGCGCAAGCTGCAACTGGAGATCGAGCGCGAGGCCCTGAAACGCGAGAAGGATGTGGACTCGCAGAACCGCCTGATAGACATCGAGGCCAGTCTGCGCAACATCACCGACGAACTCAACGAGGTCCGCAGCCGCTGGGAGGCCGAGCGCAAGGAGGTCGCCGCGCTGCGCGAGAAGCGTGAGGCGCTGGACGCCGTGCGCACCGACATCGAGAAGGCCCGGCGCGACTATGACCTGCAACTTGCCGCCGAGCTGGAATACGGCAAACTGCCTGCCCTGGAAAAAGACGTGGCCGAGCTGGAGCGCAAGCTCAAGGGCGCCGAGTTCGCACACCTGGAAGTGACCGACGAGGACATCGCGGCGGTGGTGAGCCGCTGGACGGGCATCCCGGTGAACAAGCTCATGGAGGGCGAGCGTGAAAAGCTGCTGCACCTCGAAGAGCAGCTGCACGCCCGCGTGATCGGACAGGACCGCGCCATCGTGAGTGTGTCCGACGCCATCCGCCGCGCGCGCGCCGGCCTGAACGACCCGAACCGCCCGCTGGGCAGCTTCATGTTCCTGGGGCCGACCGGGGTCGGCAAGACCGAGCTCGCCAAGGCGCTGGCCGAGTACCTGTTCGATTCGTCAGAGGCAATGGTGCGCCTGGACATGTCCGAGTACATGGAAAAGCACACGGTGGCCCGGCTGATCGGGGCGCCTCCCGGCTACGTGGGCTATGAGGAAGGGGGCCAGCTCACCGAAGCCGTGCGCCGCCGGCCCTACAGCGTGCTGCTGCTCGACGAGATCGAGAAGGCGCACCCGGACGTGTTCAACGTGCTGCTTCAGGTGCTCGATGACGGCCGCCTCACCGACGGGCAGGGCCGCACGGTGGATTTCCGTAACACGCTGATCGTCCTGACGAGCAATATCGGCTCACCCCTGATCCTGGAGATGCAGGCACGCGGCGAGGACGCCACGGAGATCCGCGAGGCCGTGCTGGGCGAATTGCAGGGCCACTTCCGCCCCGAGTTCCTGAACCGCGTGGACGACATCATCGTGTTCGACGCGCTGAGCCCGGCCGACCTGCGCAAGATCGTGGACATCCAGATGACCGGCCTGCGCCGCCGCCTCACCGAGCGCCGCGTGACCCTGCACCTCTCGGACGGCGCCAAGAACAAGCTCGCCGAGATCGGCTACGACCCGGCCTTCGGAGCGCGTCCCCTCAAGCGCGCCATCGCCCGCGAGATCGAGACGCCGCTGGCCCGCGAGATCCTGAGCGGCCGCGTCCCCGACGGCAGCGTACTGAACGTGAACTACGGCGACGGAGCCTTCAGCTTCACGACCGGCTCGCTGAACTGA